The DNA window CAAGACATAGATCGTAAGTCCGGAAGGCATCGGGGAATCCGATGCCAATCTAGACATCCAATATTCAACTTCGATGACAGCGACATGACATCCGACGCACAGCCCGCGCAATATCAAGCCCAGATCCGCAGCAGCATCTTCTGGCGCACGTCCATGCCCGCCAGGAACCGTCGACTCATCACTGGAAAATCCGTCCATGGCAGCTTTTGTTCATAAGCATCTATGCATGACCTATCAAATATCGGTCTTGATGGCACCAGGAAAATGCGAAAGCTCATGAGAGCTTGATTGATATGCATGAAAAAGGGCGCCGAAGCGCCCTTTTTCATGCAATGAGCCGACGTGCCGTCAGCGAGTGGATTCGAACAGAAACCACACGCGCCGCTCGGCCTCGTCGATCCAGTTTTCGATCAGGCTGGCGGTCGCTACATCGCCCTTCTCGTCACACAGTTCATGCAATTGCCGCAGTGATACCACCAGCGCCTGGTTGTCCTGACGCAATTCAGCCAGCATGTCCTTGGCATCGACAAAGTCGGCATCATTGTCGGAGAGTCGCTGCAGCCTGGCGATCTGGCCGATCGAGCGCAGCGCCGTACCGCCCAGTTTGCGGGCCCGTTCGGCAATCGGATCGGTGATCGCGAACAGCTCGTCGGACTGTTCGTCCAGCAGCAGATGGTAGTCGCGGAAAT is part of the Frateuria aurantia DSM 6220 genome and encodes:
- a CDS encoding Dps family protein, giving the protein MTKHDDLAQRRQAPLTTPTDLGEEARAELAGGLRILLADVFALYLKTKNFHWHVSGPHFRDYHLLLDEQSDELFAITDPIAERARKLGGTALRSIGQIARLQRLSDNDADFVDAKDMLAELRQDNQALVVSLRQLHELCDEKGDVATASLIENWIDEAERRVWFLFESTR